A region from the Spea bombifrons isolate aSpeBom1 chromosome 7, aSpeBom1.2.pri, whole genome shotgun sequence genome encodes:
- the LOC128501773 gene encoding cytochrome P450 3A8-like — MDFLPNISAGTWILLILFLALLAIYGIWPYRFFKKYGIPGPKPLPFIGTFLENKQGVFEFDMECFKKYGNIWGFYDGRKPILAVMDPVIIKAILVKECYTVFTNRRNFGLNGPLNSAVSIAEDEQWKRIRTVLSPTFTSGKLKKMFPLIKHYGDLLVQNIQKKNDNKEPLNMKDIFGGYSMDIVLSTSFSVKVDSMNNPNDPFVTNAKQLFTFSFLSPLFLLTILCPFLVPLLDKMNLSFFSMSVLNFFMDAIKKIKKEREESTQKDQVDFLQLMIDSQSKENPSDEENHGYKELSDAEIMAQGLIFIIAGYETTSTTLTFLAYNIATNPDVQTKLQQEIETFLPNKTPPTYDVVMQMEYLDMVINETLRLYPAAGRIERVCKKTTVINGVTIPGGVVTVIPAFVLHRNPEIWPEPEEFRPERFSKENRENQDPYAFLPFGGGPRNCIGMRFALLNMKLAIVSLLQNFTFRTCSETPIPLEIDTRGFLKTTKPVILNLVSKEAKKSEE; from the exons ATGGATTTCCTCCCAAACATCTCTGCAGGAACTTGGATCCTTCTTATTCTTTTCCTGGCTCTCTTAGCTAT ttACGGGATCTGGCCATACCGATTTTTCAAAAAGTATGGGATTCCAGGACCTAAACCTTTGCCTTTTATTGGGACATTTCTTGAAAATAAGCAg gGTGTCTTTGAATTTGACATGGAATGTTTCAAGAAATATGGAAACATATGGGG ATTTTATGATGGACGGAAGCCAATACTTGCTGTGATGGATCCTGTAATCATAAAAGCAATCTTAGTCAAAGAGTGTTACACCGTCTTCACCAATCGAAGG AACTTTGGGTTGAATGGTCCGCTgaattctgctgtttctattgCTGAAGATGAGCAGTGGAAGAGAATACGTACAGTCCTGTCACCTACATTCACTAGTGGGAAACTAAAGAAg ATGTTTCCTCTAATAAAGCACTATGGAGACCTTTTAGTGCAgaacatccagaaaaaaaatgataacaaaGAGCCTCTTAACATGAAGGA TATATTTGGAGGATACAGCATGGATATTGTTCTAAGTACATCTTTCAGTGTAAAGGTGGATTCCATGAACAACCCCAATGATCCATTTGTCACCAATGCGAAACAGCTTTTCACCTTTTCCTTTCTTAGTCCTCTGTTCTTACTTACCA ttttgtgcCCATTCTTGGTTCCTCTTTTGGACAAGATGaacttaagttttttttctatgagcGTCCTTAATTTTTTCATGGATGCCATAAAGAAAatcaagaaagaaagagaggaaagCACTCAGAAG GATCAAGTGGATTTCTTGCAGCTAATGATTGATTCCCAAAGTAAAGAAAATCCTTCAGACGAGGAAAATCATGGGTATAAAG AATTGTCCGACGCCGAGATTATGGCCCAGGGACTAATCTTCATCATTGCTGGATACGAAACGACAAGCACCACACTCACGTTCCTGGCATATAACATTGCGACGAACCCAGATGTACAGACAAAACTTCAACAGGAAATTGAAACGTTTCTGCCTAATAAG ACTCCACCAACATATGATGTTGTGATGCAGATGGAATACCTGGATATGGTGATTAATGAGACCTTACGACTCTACCCTGCAGCAGGTAGAATTGAAAGAGTTTGTAAAAAAACTACAGTTATAAATGGAGTAACAATCCCAGGAGGAGTTGTCACTGTAATCCCAGCTTTTGTTTTGCATCGAAACCCGGAGATCTGGCCAGAACCAGAAGAATTCCGACCAGAGAG GTTCAGtaaagaaaacagagaaaacCAGGACCCATACGCATTCCTGCCCTTTGGAGGTGGGCCCCGAAACTGCATTGGAATGAGATTTGCTCTACTAAACATGAAACTTGCCATTGTTTCTTTGCTTCAAAACTTCACGTTCCGGACTTGCAGCGAGACTCCT ATCCCGCTAGAAATTGACACTCGAGGATTCTTAAAGACTACAAAGCCTGTCATTTTAAATCTTGTATCTAAAGAAGCTAAGAAGTCAGAGGAGTAA